The stretch of DNA CCGTCCTGTGCCGCGCGCTTCCTTTTCCTGATGTCGCGGACGATGAAGAAGGCGAAGACCACGATGCAGACAAGGAGCGCGCCGGCAGCGGCCAGGAGGCCAGTGCGGAGCGCCGGCGAGACGCCCGAGGAGGAAGGGGCAGCTTGTGATCCCGCAGCACAGGAGCGCACGCCGGTGAGGTAGCCGGGCCCCAGACCGGCATGGCAGAGGCCGGGGTTGCCGAGGAAGCTCCGATCGTAAGCGGCGGTGGCGAGCCCTGCCGGTACCTGGCCGTCGAGCTGGTTGGATGACAGGTTGAGCTGGTTCAGCTGTAACCTGGCAAGCGGCGGCGGTATGTCGCCGGATAGTCTGTTGGACGACAGGTCAAGTGCGTTGAGCACCCGCATGGCGCCCAATTCGGCCGGTATCTCGCCGGCGAGCTGATTCCTGCTCAGGTCCAGTTGCGTCAGGGAGCCGAGCTTGGCTATGCTCCTCGGGATCCCGCCAGAGAGCTGGTTACCGGACAAGTTCATTGCCTGCAGCAGCGGCATGCCGCTGCCAAGACTTGGCGGCATCTCCCCTGAAAAATTGTTGTTCCCGGCGGTGAACTTATGGAGTTCAACGGCCACCGCTGGGATGTTGCCACTAAACTGATTGTTCTCTATGTGTAAATTGGAGAGGCTGCTGAACATGTTGACGGGCAGACTCCCGCTTAGCTGGTTATTCCGCAACCGCACGTATTCAAGTCGTGTCTGCGTCCACAATGTTTCAGGAACCTCGCCGGAGAGCTGGTTATTGTCGAGCACAAGGTTGTTGAGCGTGGCGCAACGGGCGAGGCCTGCCGGGATGGGCCCGTTCAAGCGGTTGTTAGAGGCGGTGAGCGACTGGAACTTGCCGTTGGCGCAAAGACCCTCCGGAATCGCGCCGGTGATCTCGTTGTCATCAACTTCAATATACATCAAACCTGCCGACGAGTTCTTGCCGAGGTCCGGCGGGAGCGTGCCGGTGAGACGATTGCTGAACAATTTCAGTGTCTCTAGTGAAGGCAACCTGCCGATGCTCGCCGGTATCTCGCCGGAGAAGCTGTTGTTGAACAAGTTCAAGGTATTAAGCTTCGACAAGAGACCGAAACTTTCCGGAATTGGGCCAGTAAGCCTGTGATTCGCGGACAGGTCTATCATCACCAAATTCACCGCGCCGAAAGCACCATCATCAATGACGACCTCACCGGTGAAGTTGTTTGCATACAGAGCCACAGTTTGCAACTTGGTGAGGTTCCAAATCGCCGGAGGTATACTTCCGTTCATGGCGTTGACCGAGAGGTCAAGCAGCTCCAACTCCGGCATCTGCGCAACATAGCTCGGGAAGTGGCCGGTGAGGCTGCAGTTTGCCGCAAAGAAGGTTTTAAGCTTGGTCAGGCTCTTGAACGACGCCGGCAGCTCGCCAACGCTGAACCGGTTGTAGGCGAGCGTCAGCGTCTCAAGGCCCGTCAGGGCGCCGAGCTCTGCCGGGATGGTGCCGGCGAGGTAGTTGCCGTCCAGCGCGAGCGACCGCAGGTTCTTTAACAGGGACAAAGAGGCAGGGATGGTACCGTTGAAGTAGTTGCCGTTGAGCATCAGAGAGGTGAGGTTCTTCCCGAGCGCGCGGCCGATGTCGTCCGGGAGCTCGCCGCCGAGTAACGTAAGCGACAAATCGATGTCCCGGAGCGAAGCGCATCGGTACAGGCTGGTCGGGAAGGCGCCGGTTATGTTGTTGCTGGAGATGTTGAGGCTGGTGAGGCCGGAGAGGCCGCCGATGGCGTCCGGGAATGGGCCGGCGACGCCGGTGTTGGCGAGGTGGAGGCCCGTGACGCGCCCGGAGGCATCGCAGGTGACGTAGGACCAGGTGCAGTGGTCGCCCGAGCCGTTCCATGCCGCGAGCACGGGCGGGTCGCCCCACACGCTCTTGATCTGCATGAGCAGCCGCCCCTCGTCGGCGGCCTGGGCGGCCGCGCGGTGCAGGAGGCAGCAAGGGAGCACgagcagcaggaggaggagggacgCGCGACATGGTAAGGGCGCCATG from Triticum urartu cultivar G1812 chromosome 3, Tu2.1, whole genome shotgun sequence encodes:
- the LOC125544643 gene encoding receptor-like protein kinase 5, with amino-acid sequence MAPLPCRASLLLLLLVLPCCLLHRAAAQAADEGRLLMQIKSVWGDPPVLAAWNGSGDHCTWSYVTCDASGRVTGLHLANTGVAGPFPDAIGGLSGLTSLNISSNNITGAFPTSLYRCASLRDIDLSLTLLGGELPDDIGRALGKNLTSLMLNGNYFNGTIPASLSLLKNLRSLALDGNYLAGTIPAELGALTGLETLTLAYNRFSVGELPASFKSLTKLKTFFAANCSLTGHFPSYVAQMPELELLDLSVNAMNGSIPPAIWNLTKLQTVALYANNFTGEVVIDDGAFGAVNLVMIDLSANHRLTGPIPESFGLLSKLNTLNLFNNSFSGEIPASIGRLPSLETLKLFSNRLTGTLPPDLGKNSSAGLMYIEVDDNEITGAIPEGLCANGKFQSLTASNNRLNGPIPAGLARCATLNNLVLDNNQLSGEVPETLWTQTRLEYVRLRNNQLSGSLPVNMFSSLSNLHIENNQFSGNIPAVAVELHKFTAGNNNFSGEMPPSLGSGMPLLQAMNLSGNQLSGGIPRSIAKLGSLTQLDLSRNQLAGEIPAELGAMRVLNALDLSSNRLSGDIPPPLARLQLNQLNLSSNQLDGQVPAGLATAAYDRSFLGNPGLCHAGLGPGYLTGVRSCAAGSQAAPSSSGVSPALRTGLLAAAGALLVCIVVFAFFIVRDIRKRKRAAQDGGWKITPFQTDLGFGEAAILRALTEENLVGSGGSGRVYRAAYTNRYNGSAGAVAVKQIRSAGKVDEKLEREFESEAGILGGVRHKNIVRLLCCLSRDDSAGKLLVYDYMDNGSLDGWLHGHALTDGARHSVSSVARARSGRRDAGLDWPARIRVAVGAAQGLCYMHHECSPPIVHRDVKTSNILLDSEFRAKVADFGLARMLAQAGTPDTMSAVAGSFGYMAPECGYTRKVTEKVDVYSFGVVLLELTTGRAANDGGEDGSLAEWARHLYQSGGSITEGTDSRIRYAGCSDEIEVVFRLGVMCTSASPSSRPAMKDVLHILLRCCEQTHQKGKAEPGREFEAAPLLLPQRGSRRKQLSNSKGSDSEENGDFDTIV